Proteins co-encoded in one Symmachiella macrocystis genomic window:
- a CDS encoding endonuclease/exonuclease/phosphatase family protein, with amino-acid sequence MCLFVVVAGIAWYGSWRQPVNFSHSLKLSTPPQFSSHQRDTIRIGVFNIHGCKGKDGKRDVGRIAQCIHDMDIVSLHEVRGSYASNQAHELGELLGMSAVFAPTEWRWGRNDFGNGLLTNVEFSQMHQIPLAMSGHAYRNALLTSFRLEDKTVQLLIAHVDLSEDRERQLSAVTNLFLTLKTPAILLGDLNVKATDPRMRGLMATPGVRSALAATPGRGRDWVIMKGFRTVSAAVIDNEASDHAFVQTELQLLNEPNSAAPRSTRGQAKQASTARDKH; translated from the coding sequence ATGTGCCTGTTTGTTGTGGTGGCCGGAATCGCCTGGTATGGATCATGGCGTCAACCTGTGAATTTTAGTCACTCATTGAAGCTCAGCACCCCGCCTCAATTTTCGTCCCATCAGAGGGACACAATACGAATCGGCGTATTTAACATCCATGGTTGCAAGGGAAAAGACGGCAAACGGGACGTCGGGCGTATCGCACAGTGCATCCACGACATGGATATTGTGTCATTGCACGAAGTCCGCGGCAGTTACGCATCGAATCAAGCGCACGAGCTGGGTGAGTTGCTGGGAATGTCGGCGGTTTTTGCTCCCACGGAATGGCGATGGGGCCGCAATGATTTTGGCAACGGATTGCTGACCAACGTCGAATTCTCGCAAATGCATCAAATCCCCTTAGCGATGTCCGGTCACGCGTATCGCAACGCACTCTTAACCAGTTTTCGTCTGGAAGACAAAACCGTACAACTGCTGATCGCCCATGTTGATTTGAGCGAAGACCGGGAGCGTCAACTCTCGGCTGTCACGAACCTATTTCTTACACTCAAAACACCAGCCATCCTTTTGGGGGATCTGAACGTCAAGGCGACCGATCCGCGAATGCGCGGATTAATGGCGACGCCGGGGGTGCGCAGTGCACTTGCCGCGACACCGGGACGCGGTCGCGATTGGGTGATTATGAAGGGGTTTCGGACGGTGTCAGCGGCTGTTATCGACAACGAGGCCTCGGATCATGCGTTTGTGCAGACTGAGTTACAATTGCTCAACGAGCCGAACAGCGCCGCTCCCAGGTCGACGCGTGGCCAAGCGAAACAAGCGAGCACAGCACGAGACAAGCATTGA
- a CDS encoding PEP-CTERM sorting domain-containing protein yields MKTSLMLSAALLLACSLDAQAGFIDFESGYSDLEIINSAIDTGDNLVTISTTGNTNSAFSYIAEVGTPPRTGFTTGGNAAVSDDEAVDGRAGGFFLTDDTVGDVAINSADYVFSFADGITDLSMDIFDFRVDGGAQNVGSTATAMLTLFSDEAMTNIVGMTSFTADLQNQPIDGNWENLLVIADGVAVKAVLDLGGVDRGVGVDNISFTTEPPPVNPVPEPSSFVLMGLGAIGLIGFRRRQQRRAAK; encoded by the coding sequence ATGAAGACTAGTTTGATGTTGAGTGCGGCCTTATTGCTTGCTTGTAGCTTAGATGCACAGGCTGGGTTTATTGACTTCGAAAGCGGCTACTCCGACTTGGAGATCATCAACAGCGCGATCGACACGGGTGACAATTTGGTCACGATCTCCACCACTGGTAACACCAACTCGGCGTTCTCCTACATTGCTGAGGTTGGAACGCCCCCTAGGACGGGATTTACCACCGGTGGAAACGCCGCAGTCAGTGACGACGAGGCTGTCGACGGTCGGGCGGGAGGGTTCTTCCTCACCGATGATACCGTGGGTGATGTCGCAATCAATTCGGCGGACTACGTCTTCAGCTTTGCCGATGGCATTACTGACTTGAGTATGGACATCTTCGACTTCCGTGTCGATGGGGGAGCACAGAACGTCGGATCGACGGCCACAGCGATGTTGACATTGTTCTCCGATGAGGCGATGACGAACATCGTTGGCATGACCTCCTTCACAGCGGATCTGCAAAATCAGCCGATCGACGGCAACTGGGAAAACCTGCTGGTCATCGCCGACGGCGTGGCTGTGAAAGCCGTCTTGGATCTGGGCGGAGTGGATCGCGGTGTGGGTGTCGACAACATCAGCTTCACCACCGAGCCGCCGCCGGTCAATCCGGTTCCCGAACCCTCGTCGTTCGTGCTAATGGGCCTCGGTGCCATTGGCCTGATCGGCTTCCGCCGTCGCCAACAACGTCGTGCGGCCAAATAA
- a CDS encoding 2-isopropylmalate synthase: MSGEQITIFDTTLRDGEQSPGCSMNTNEKLEVAGALVELGVDVIEAGFPIASPGDFEAVQLIAREFGSRTTICGLARCRNEDIDRAWEALKDAEQTRIHVFLATSSIHREHKLKMDKSEIVQQAVESVKRAAGYCSDVEFSPEDAARTELDFLCEVIEKTIDAGATTVNIPDTVGYATPSQFYNCIAHLKKNVPNIHKAVISTHCHNDLGLAVANSMAAVEAGARQVECTINGLGERAGNAALEEIVMTLRTRSDYYGCDTRINTKRLFPTSRLVSTITGMQVQRNKAIVGQNAFAHEAGIHQHGMLQERTTYEIMRPQDVGFSGTNLVLGKHSGRHAFRDHIIAMGYKLDDEYFEQIFADFIALADKKKDVYDADIAALVEKRIGDTGDAWKMISLHTSAGTGSIPTATIELQYKDQEPQRDAATGDGPVDAVFGALERIIGISARLRDYQVRSISVGKDAQGEVTVEIETGGRTYFGKGFSTDIIEASAAAYLKALNKAVAGAGQPTPARPEAV; encoded by the coding sequence ATGTCCGGCGAACAAATCACCATCTTCGACACCACGCTGCGCGACGGCGAACAGTCCCCCGGCTGTAGCATGAACACCAACGAAAAGCTGGAAGTCGCCGGTGCTCTCGTCGAACTGGGTGTCGATGTGATCGAAGCGGGCTTCCCCATTGCGTCCCCCGGAGATTTTGAAGCCGTGCAGTTGATCGCACGTGAATTCGGCAGTCGAACCACAATTTGTGGTTTGGCCCGTTGTCGCAACGAAGACATTGACCGGGCATGGGAGGCGCTGAAAGATGCCGAGCAAACTCGGATCCATGTCTTTTTGGCAACCAGCAGCATCCATCGTGAGCACAAGTTGAAGATGGACAAAAGCGAGATTGTCCAACAGGCGGTCGAGTCGGTGAAACGAGCGGCCGGTTACTGCTCCGACGTTGAGTTCTCACCCGAAGATGCCGCACGGACCGAGTTGGATTTTCTGTGCGAGGTGATCGAAAAAACAATCGACGCCGGCGCGACAACGGTCAATATCCCCGACACGGTCGGCTATGCAACACCCTCGCAGTTCTACAACTGCATCGCCCATCTGAAGAAAAACGTGCCGAACATCCACAAGGCCGTGATCAGCACGCACTGTCACAACGACTTGGGCTTGGCCGTCGCCAACAGCATGGCCGCTGTCGAAGCAGGTGCCCGGCAAGTGGAATGCACAATCAACGGCTTAGGCGAACGGGCCGGCAATGCCGCACTGGAAGAAATTGTGATGACGCTGCGAACGCGTAGCGACTATTACGGCTGCGATACGCGGATCAACACCAAACGTTTGTTCCCCACCAGCCGGTTGGTTTCGACGATCACCGGCATGCAAGTCCAACGCAACAAGGCCATTGTCGGGCAAAATGCATTCGCGCATGAGGCCGGCATCCATCAGCATGGCATGCTGCAGGAACGAACGACCTACGAAATCATGCGGCCGCAGGACGTTGGTTTTTCTGGCACAAATTTGGTGTTGGGAAAACATAGTGGACGCCACGCCTTCCGCGATCACATCATCGCCATGGGCTACAAACTGGACGACGAATACTTCGAGCAAATCTTCGCTGATTTCATTGCCTTGGCGGATAAGAAAAAAGATGTCTACGATGCCGACATCGCCGCCCTGGTCGAAAAACGCATCGGCGACACCGGCGATGCGTGGAAGATGATCAGCCTGCACACCTCCGCTGGGACCGGGAGCATTCCCACAGCGACGATTGAACTGCAGTACAAAGACCAAGAACCGCAGCGCGACGCCGCCACGGGAGACGGTCCAGTCGATGCAGTCTTCGGCGCGTTGGAACGAATCATCGGCATCTCCGCCCGGTTGCGGGATTACCAAGTCCGCAGTATCTCGGTCGGCAAAGACGCACAGGGCGAGGTGACGGTCGAAATCGAAACAGGCGGCCGCACGTACTTCGGCAAAGGCTTTAGCACCGACATCATCGAAGCGAGTGCGGCGGCGTACTTGAAAGCACTGAACAAAGCCGTCGCCGGAGCAGGCCAACCCACCCCCGCACGCCCCGAAGCGGTGTAA
- a CDS encoding enoyl-ACP reductase FabI, producing MDFLQLEGKTVLVFGVANRKSVAFHTGRVLAEAGATVVYVVRSPARQESVRKLVGEAPIYVCDVEHQEQIDKLRDDIAAAHPQLHGIVHSIAFADYSAGWLPFHETPRPAFLQAIDISCYSLIAICNAFRELLDKENGSVAAISISTTRMAAENYGYMAPVKAALDSSIAFLAKSFSQFSHVRFNAVCPGLLKTSASAGIPGYVDSYLYAEQATLRKQAVSTEEVAYTVAFLMSPRSSGINAQGLVIDAGMSINYFDDGLIHREGS from the coding sequence ATGGATTTTCTGCAACTTGAGGGCAAAACGGTCCTCGTCTTCGGGGTCGCCAATCGTAAGAGCGTCGCCTTTCATACCGGGCGTGTGCTGGCTGAAGCGGGGGCGACTGTTGTGTATGTCGTCCGCTCGCCCGCGCGGCAGGAGTCGGTGCGAAAACTAGTTGGTGAGGCTCCCATCTATGTCTGCGATGTCGAACATCAAGAACAGATCGACAAGTTGCGCGACGACATTGCCGCGGCGCACCCCCAACTGCATGGCATTGTGCATTCGATCGCCTTCGCCGATTACTCCGCCGGTTGGCTGCCGTTTCACGAAACGCCCCGCCCTGCTTTTCTGCAGGCGATCGACATTTCCTGCTATTCACTGATCGCGATCTGCAACGCTTTCCGCGAACTGCTCGATAAAGAAAACGGCAGCGTCGCCGCAATTTCGATTTCCACCACGCGGATGGCAGCGGAGAATTACGGTTATATGGCCCCGGTCAAAGCAGCGCTCGATTCGTCGATCGCCTTTTTGGCAAAGTCGTTCTCGCAGTTCTCGCACGTCCGCTTCAACGCCGTCTGCCCGGGGTTGTTAAAAACCTCCGCATCGGCCGGCATCCCGGGCTACGTCGACAGCTACCTGTACGCCGAACAAGCCACGCTCCGCAAACAAGCGGTCAGCACCGAGGAAGTCGCCTACACGGTCGCCTTCTTGATGAGCCCCCGTTCATCCGGCATCAACGCACAAGGGTTGGTGATTGATGCGGGGATGTCGATTAATTATTTCGATGATGGGTTGATACATCGCGAGGGGTCGTAA